The proteins below come from a single Faecalibaculum rodentium genomic window:
- a CDS encoding AI-2E family transporter has protein sequence MKVEINRDMRRKIIIYSCSLGFAIILFTLINHLDSVMDVISRILSVLGPFLFGIAIAFLMNKPMEWFDRQFRNRTSLKPGKCRLLAVLTVFVLMILFITLSFSVVVPSLLDSIRQFVNSLTDYSSTLGRYINYLSDAIGLSPSQSETLITQLDLFPSISKAVQQYLPRIADMGMDVVKFLMNFLIAMAAAAYILLDKEKLLMGLQKLNYSLFSTDAANYLTLYSRDVQHVFEQYIVGNLIDSLIVGLITYVGCLLMGFPYAPMFAFIVGVTNVIPVFGPFLGAIPVIIILLLIKTWYAVMFAIFILILQQIDGNVLKPIILGDKLGISGFWILFSVSVGGSLFGILGMFLGVPVFALIYAGIRDLAEMRLKEKNIHLEEKAGT, from the coding sequence ATGAAAGTTGAAATCAACCGGGATATGCGCCGGAAGATCATTATTTATTCCTGTTCCCTTGGATTTGCCATCATCCTGTTCACGTTGATCAACCATCTGGACAGTGTCATGGATGTCATAAGCCGGATCCTGTCTGTCCTGGGTCCATTTCTGTTCGGCATTGCCATTGCCTTTTTGATGAACAAACCCATGGAGTGGTTTGACCGTCAGTTCCGGAACCGGACAAGCCTGAAACCTGGAAAATGCCGGCTCCTTGCGGTCCTGACAGTCTTTGTGCTGATGATCCTGTTCATCACCCTGAGTTTTTCCGTGGTGGTTCCCAGTCTTTTGGACTCCATTCGACAGTTTGTCAACAGCCTGACAGACTATTCCAGCACCCTGGGACGGTATATCAACTATCTTTCTGATGCGATCGGGCTCAGTCCCAGTCAGTCGGAAACCCTGATCACCCAGCTGGATCTGTTTCCATCCATATCGAAGGCAGTCCAGCAGTACCTGCCGAGAATCGCAGACATGGGCATGGATGTTGTGAAGTTCCTGATGAACTTCCTGATTGCCATGGCTGCAGCCGCCTATATCCTCCTCGACAAGGAAAAACTGCTGATGGGACTGCAGAAGCTGAACTATTCCCTGTTTTCCACAGATGCGGCGAATTATCTCACATTGTATTCCAGGGACGTCCAGCATGTATTTGAACAGTACATCGTGGGGAACCTGATTGATTCTCTGATTGTGGGTCTCATCACCTATGTCGGCTGTCTGCTGATGGGCTTTCCCTACGCCCCGATGTTTGCATTCATTGTGGGAGTCACCAATGTGATTCCTGTTTTTGGCCCGTTTCTGGGTGCCATTCCCGTTATCATCATCCTGCTGCTGATCAAGACCTGGTATGCAGTCATGTTTGCCATATTCATCCTGATCCTGCAGCAGATTGACGGCAACGTCCTCAAGCCCATCATCCTGGGGGACAAACTCGGGATCTCCGGCTTCTGGATCCTGTTTTCCGTTTCCGTAGGAGGATCTCTGTTCGGGATTCTGGGAATGTTCCTTGGCGTACCGGTATTCGCACTCATCTATGCCGGTATACGTGATCTTGCAGAAATGCGTCTGAAAGAAAAAAACATTCATCTGGAAGAAAAAGCGGGCACATGA
- a CDS encoding PTS sugar transporter subunit IIA: MNLRELLNESCISFDLLLDSKEAVLRTLSQDLNRAGIVEDPDRFRKAVEYRETLSETGLEEGIAIPQGIDATVSKAAIAYVRLAVPIEWESMDGKPVRHVFLLAIPENGDKVHIRMLSELAMHLIRKETRDALNCIKTKEELYGLL; this comes from the coding sequence ATGAACCTGAGAGAGCTGCTGAATGAGTCGTGTATTTCGTTCGACCTGCTGCTGGATTCCAAGGAAGCCGTACTTCGGACCCTGTCCCAGGATCTGAACAGGGCTGGCATCGTGGAAGATCCCGACAGATTCCGGAAAGCCGTGGAGTACAGGGAAACACTGTCGGAAACCGGACTCGAGGAAGGGATCGCAATTCCCCAAGGGATCGATGCAACTGTCAGCAAGGCTGCGATTGCCTATGTCCGGCTCGCCGTTCCCATTGAATGGGAATCCATGGACGGAAAACCCGTCCGGCATGTCTTTCTGCTTGCCATTCCGGAAAACGGTGACAAGGTCCATATCCGGATGCTGTCGGAACTGGCCATGCACCTGATCCGCAAAGAGACCAGAGATGCACTGAACTGCATTAAGACAAAAGAAGAACTGTACGGGCTTCTCTGA
- the priA gene encoding replication restart helicase PriA, with protein MNYVKVYVEHSALSLNQLFTYSCDEPVQPGCRVVVPFGPRELTAIVAALAKEPETSRKILPVSQVLDKAPLLNDELFELSGWLSDRCCASVISVLKTMLPPAMRPKTGHSKVVMEQWLEQGIPADGAKLTGKQESFLSGLQLPVPAAQARRISASMTRSLLEKGFLKSVDRPKDRDLITLPAKDVPPELRPGQMQALEQIRQSKASVFLLHGVTGSGKTEVFLRLAQEALEQGKQVLFLVPEIGLTPMMTQRVMARFQDQIAVYHSYLSPQEKYAQYQHVKEGKARIVVGTRSACFMPFDNLGLILMDEEHDASYMQDSMPRYHTRDVVLHRAAHHGCKVVMASATPSLESYARTLKHVYELVQLPERVNFQMPEIRLLDMSKETVRDGFSQTLLDAIQSRLERKEQVILLLNRRGYLPVVRCADCHDVRICPDCGIALSYHKKENRLVCHSCDRSFRYDPVCPACGSTHTAPVGMGTEKLEDTLQTLFPDARILRMDADSTRKKGAHKALLDRFSHGADILVGTQMVAKGLDFPNVTLVGILQADNALIRSDYRAAESAYEMLEQASGRSGRGEKPGEVMIQTFDPSHYVLQSVRSHGYQSFFRREMQYRHLGDYPPYIYMAMLVFSHSKPETVMERARQAVSHCRDQRILGPVTISMRQQKHRVRLVIKDRDDDRLLHTVWDIVHALGHGPVKLEVTMHPLRLEE; from the coding sequence ATGAACTATGTCAAAGTCTATGTCGAGCATTCTGCTCTGAGTCTGAATCAGCTCTTCACGTATTCCTGCGACGAGCCGGTTCAGCCCGGCTGCCGGGTGGTGGTGCCTTTCGGTCCCCGGGAACTCACTGCGATTGTGGCCGCACTGGCCAAAGAACCGGAGACCAGCCGTAAGATTCTTCCAGTCAGCCAGGTACTGGACAAGGCACCGCTGCTGAATGATGAACTCTTCGAGCTGTCCGGGTGGCTGTCCGACCGCTGCTGCGCTTCGGTGATCTCGGTCCTGAAAACCATGCTGCCTCCGGCCATGCGTCCGAAAACCGGGCACAGCAAAGTGGTTATGGAACAATGGCTTGAACAGGGCATTCCAGCCGATGGTGCAAAGCTCACCGGAAAACAGGAGTCCTTTCTGTCGGGACTGCAGCTACCTGTTCCCGCAGCACAGGCCAGACGGATTTCGGCTTCCATGACCCGCTCTCTTCTGGAAAAAGGATTCCTGAAAAGCGTTGACAGACCAAAGGACCGGGATCTGATCACGCTGCCTGCAAAGGATGTCCCGCCGGAACTCCGGCCGGGCCAGATGCAGGCCCTGGAGCAGATTCGACAGTCCAAAGCCTCTGTCTTTCTTCTCCATGGAGTGACGGGATCGGGGAAAACGGAGGTTTTTCTGCGTCTCGCACAGGAAGCTCTGGAGCAGGGAAAACAGGTTCTGTTCCTGGTACCGGAAATCGGCCTGACTCCCATGATGACGCAGCGGGTCATGGCCAGGTTTCAGGACCAGATCGCGGTGTATCATTCCTATCTGTCTCCTCAGGAAAAATACGCTCAGTATCAGCATGTGAAAGAGGGAAAAGCCAGAATCGTCGTCGGGACGAGATCTGCCTGCTTCATGCCCTTTGACAACCTGGGGCTGATCCTCATGGATGAGGAACACGATGCCTCCTATATGCAGGACTCCATGCCCCGGTATCATACCCGGGATGTGGTTCTGCACCGGGCGGCGCATCATGGCTGCAAGGTTGTGATGGCCAGCGCGACTCCGAGTCTGGAATCCTATGCGCGCACTCTGAAACACGTATATGAACTGGTGCAGCTTCCGGAACGGGTCAATTTCCAGATGCCGGAGATCCGACTGCTGGATATGTCGAAGGAAACTGTCAGAGACGGTTTCTCGCAAACGCTGCTGGATGCCATTCAAAGCCGGCTGGAGAGAAAGGAGCAGGTGATCCTGCTTCTGAACCGGCGGGGATATCTGCCGGTGGTTCGCTGTGCAGACTGTCATGATGTGCGCATCTGCCCGGATTGCGGGATTGCACTGTCGTATCATAAAAAGGAAAACCGGCTGGTCTGTCACAGCTGTGACCGCAGTTTCCGGTATGATCCGGTTTGTCCGGCATGCGGTTCCACGCATACTGCCCCTGTCGGAATGGGAACGGAAAAACTGGAAGACACTCTGCAGACACTCTTTCCGGACGCCCGCATTCTTCGGATGGATGCGGACAGCACCCGGAAAAAAGGTGCCCACAAGGCATTGCTGGACAGATTTTCGCATGGGGCGGATATCCTTGTCGGAACCCAGATGGTGGCCAAAGGGCTGGACTTTCCCAATGTGACGCTCGTTGGTATCCTGCAGGCGGACAATGCCCTCATCCGCTCGGATTACAGGGCAGCCGAATCAGCCTATGAGATGCTGGAACAGGCTTCCGGCCGGTCAGGGCGCGGGGAAAAACCGGGGGAGGTCATGATCCAGACCTTCGATCCGTCTCATTATGTCCTACAGTCAGTCCGGTCCCATGGATATCAGTCGTTTTTTCGCCGGGAAATGCAGTATCGGCATCTGGGAGACTATCCTCCCTACATCTATATGGCCATGCTGGTGTTCTCCCATTCGAAACCGGAGACAGTCATGGAACGTGCCCGGCAGGCTGTCAGTCATTGCAGGGACCAGCGGATCCTGGGACCGGTCACCATTTCCATGCGCCAGCAGAAACACAGAGTCCGTCTGGTGATCAAGGACCGGGATGATGACCGGCTGCTGCATACCGTATGGGACATCGTGCATGCGCTGGGACATGGACCGGTCAAGCTGGAAGTGACGATGCATCCGCTCCGTCTGGAAGAATAG
- the rsmB gene encoding 16S rRNA (cytosine(967)-C(5))-methyltransferase RsmB: MRAWIYDALCAVILKGTYSNLYLKDHLDELPENQRPLATRIFYGTIQNWGLCDYVISKHTDRTPDPKIRILLAMTIYQIIFLKKIPDYAAVDAAVKLAHKRFRKASGYVNGVLRSVLRDKVKLPSDTLERLSVRYSIPLWLIRLWENHYGLEKAEQMAKTSNAVLPVYVRRNPRRIGEEEFFADPEIEQMDADMGRFTGSSAARHPFYRQGRMSVQDPGSFEIVKFLDVQDGESVLDVCAAPGTKSMAIAERLDSGAVDASDVHEHRVELIKTDARRLHLKNVHASVRDARDLSDAGLYDRILCDVPCTGYGVLARKPDIKLKLKPETLDSLLPLQAEILEEAAAHLKPDGKLVYSTCTLDRKENEKQVEKFLDSHPDWQLEEEQTVFPDETRNGFYMARLSRREQSKAADDGMKQIVQPEE, translated from the coding sequence ATGAGAGCCTGGATTTATGACGCTCTCTGTGCCGTGATCCTGAAAGGCACGTACTCGAATCTGTATCTGAAAGATCATCTGGATGAACTCCCGGAGAATCAGCGGCCGCTGGCCACGAGGATCTTTTATGGCACCATCCAGAACTGGGGTCTGTGTGACTATGTCATATCGAAGCATACTGACCGGACACCGGATCCGAAAATCAGGATCCTGCTCGCCATGACGATTTACCAGATCATCTTCCTGAAAAAAATACCGGATTATGCTGCTGTGGATGCGGCAGTCAAGCTGGCACACAAGCGGTTTCGAAAAGCATCCGGCTATGTCAATGGCGTATTGCGCAGTGTGCTGCGTGACAAGGTCAAGCTGCCATCGGATACGCTGGAAAGGCTGTCAGTCCGCTATTCCATTCCTCTGTGGCTGATCCGGCTGTGGGAAAACCATTATGGTCTGGAAAAGGCAGAGCAGATGGCAAAAACATCCAATGCTGTGCTGCCGGTTTATGTCCGCCGCAATCCCAGGCGCATCGGGGAAGAGGAATTCTTTGCAGACCCCGAAATCGAACAAATGGATGCAGATATGGGCCGTTTCACTGGCAGCAGCGCTGCCAGACATCCCTTTTACCGTCAGGGCCGGATGAGCGTGCAGGATCCCGGTTCCTTTGAGATCGTGAAGTTTCTGGATGTGCAGGATGGCGAATCCGTGCTGGATGTCTGTGCTGCCCCCGGTACAAAATCCATGGCCATTGCCGAACGTCTTGACAGCGGGGCAGTGGATGCCTCGGATGTTCATGAACACCGGGTGGAGCTGATCAAGACTGATGCCCGCAGACTTCACCTGAAAAATGTCCATGCGAGTGTACGGGATGCACGGGATCTGTCTGATGCCGGTCTGTATGACAGGATCCTGTGTGATGTTCCCTGTACCGGGTATGGTGTCCTGGCCCGGAAGCCGGACATCAAGCTGAAGCTGAAACCGGAAACGCTGGACTCGCTGCTGCCTTTGCAGGCAGAAATCCTGGAAGAAGCTGCCGCTCATCTGAAACCGGACGGCAAACTTGTCTATTCCACCTGCACGCTGGACCGGAAGGAAAACGAGAAACAGGTGGAAAAGTTTCTGGACAGCCATCCGGACTGGCAGCTGGAGGAAGAACAGACTGTGTTCCCCGACGAAACCCGAAACGGATTCTATATGGCCAGGCTCAGCCGGAGAGAGCAGAGCAAAGCCGCGGACGACGGAATGAAACAGATCGTACAGCCGGAAGAGTAA
- a CDS encoding DUF4438 domain-containing protein: MNTNEQELVEIAVNGSVDHPRMRGFYTGYDGKGRRCVGTGGITYSHAIGDNCMQVAGDHVEPGVSLRNPEDGRNHALETLACVGNPAKIISGPMKGAVGYVTGTHGGVEHTMVWLPKDVLEGMEGSETFLIRARGQGLKLLDHPDVFVMNLDPGLLEKLPVRETPEGLSFPVAAVIPAYMMGAGIGEQTLMEGDYDIMTQDREEVKRLGLDRLRFGDLVAIQDHEASYGPHYRKGAVTIGVIVHSDSFTSGHGPGVTALATAATGLTYHLDPEANLKTWLCQ; the protein is encoded by the coding sequence CTGAACACAAATGAACAGGAACTGGTGGAAATTGCGGTCAATGGATCCGTCGATCATCCGCGGATGCGGGGCTTCTATACAGGATATGACGGTAAGGGAAGACGCTGTGTGGGAACCGGCGGCATCACCTATTCCCATGCCATAGGTGACAACTGCATGCAGGTGGCGGGGGATCACGTGGAACCTGGCGTTTCTTTGCGCAATCCGGAGGATGGCAGGAACCATGCACTAGAAACCCTTGCCTGTGTGGGAAATCCGGCAAAAATCATCTCTGGCCCCATGAAAGGGGCTGTCGGGTATGTGACAGGAACCCATGGTGGTGTGGAACATACCATGGTCTGGCTTCCGAAGGATGTGCTGGAGGGGATGGAAGGCAGTGAAACGTTCCTGATCCGGGCCAGGGGGCAGGGGCTGAAGCTGCTGGATCACCCGGATGTGTTTGTGATGAACCTGGATCCGGGTCTTCTGGAGAAACTGCCTGTCCGCGAAACACCCGAGGGTCTGTCCTTTCCGGTGGCTGCGGTCATACCCGCCTATATGATGGGGGCCGGCATCGGCGAACAGACGCTGATGGAAGGAGATTATGACATCATGACGCAGGATCGCGAGGAAGTGAAGCGGCTGGGACTGGACCGGCTGCGTTTTGGAGACCTGGTCGCCATTCAGGATCATGAAGCTTCCTATGGCCCGCATTACCGGAAAGGGGCCGTGACGATTGGCGTGATTGTTCACTCCGATTCCTTTACAAGCGGCCATGGTCCCGGTGTAACAGCACTGGCGACTGCAGCGACGGGACTGACATACCATCTGGACCCGGAGGCCAACCTGAAAACCTGGCTCTGTCAATGA
- the pknB gene encoding Stk1 family PASTA domain-containing Ser/Thr kinase, whose protein sequence is MLREVANRYSIIALIGQGGMADVYKAFDTILNRVVAVKVLRSKLSEDPMTLVRFQREAYAASKLSHPNIIDIYDVGEAEGLHYIVMEFVRGRTLKQLVMQRGALDVPEAVAIMKQLTSAVSHAHEHQIIHRDIKPQNVLIKDDGTVKITDFGIAVANDSVQLTWNNAVMGSAHYLAPEQAQGKEPDPAIDIYSLGIVFYELLTGDVPYKGTSPTEIAVQHLRSALPSVRSFNPAIPQSVENIVVRAAAKDPAERYPSARDMVQDLNTCLLPDRAQEPPLHLKTITLDLKGQNEPRPKPAGRKKKALSRVKGIAMGVLAGVVLLLLVLFAGSVTGLLRIPGFLGYETMPGLVGQTQEEALQSLDAAGFDSEKAEFEYKVDDSLDQGRVIAQSVNAGRVVAQDSSIVLTLSKGPSFLIPDYTGRTLEDVKADLAAHNVNVTLDITSRGEPDTNPGIVLEQNGLVPGSRVDPEADNRMSLVISEYPSIVIPQELIGMDVDEAKRLLNREGAAVITRQVSGQGTNVVRVDPPVGSLYTQEGTDSVVTLYY, encoded by the coding sequence ATGCTGCGGGAGGTTGCCAACCGTTACTCCATCATTGCCCTGATCGGTCAGGGCGGCATGGCGGATGTGTACAAAGCCTTCGACACCATCCTCAACCGGGTGGTGGCAGTCAAGGTCCTCCGCTCAAAGCTTTCGGAAGATCCCATGACTCTGGTCCGCTTCCAGCGGGAGGCCTATGCAGCAAGCAAACTGTCGCATCCCAATATCATTGACATTTATGATGTGGGGGAAGCCGAAGGACTTCACTATATCGTGATGGAATTTGTGCGGGGGCGGACACTCAAACAGCTGGTCATGCAGCGTGGGGCGCTTGATGTGCCCGAGGCTGTGGCGATCATGAAACAGCTGACCAGCGCGGTCAGTCATGCTCATGAACATCAGATCATTCATCGGGACATCAAACCGCAGAATGTACTGATCAAAGATGATGGAACTGTGAAAATCACGGATTTCGGAATTGCGGTCGCCAACGATTCCGTTCAGCTGACCTGGAACAATGCAGTCATGGGCAGTGCCCATTATCTGGCTCCGGAACAGGCACAGGGGAAGGAACCGGATCCGGCCATCGACATCTACTCCCTTGGCATTGTGTTTTATGAGCTTCTTACAGGGGATGTACCCTACAAGGGCACATCTCCGACCGAAATCGCTGTTCAGCATCTGCGGTCGGCTCTGCCTTCTGTCCGCTCGTTCAATCCGGCAATCCCGCAGTCCGTGGAAAACATCGTGGTCCGGGCTGCCGCCAAGGATCCTGCCGAGCGATATCCTTCGGCCCGTGACATGGTGCAGGACCTGAATACCTGTCTTCTCCCGGATCGGGCGCAGGAACCTCCTCTGCACCTGAAAACGATCACGCTGGATCTGAAGGGCCAGAACGAACCGCGCCCCAAACCTGCGGGACGGAAAAAGAAGGCGCTCTCCAGAGTCAAGGGCATCGCGATGGGAGTCCTGGCCGGTGTTGTGCTCCTCCTGCTTGTTCTGTTCGCAGGATCCGTGACAGGACTGCTGCGGATCCCCGGTTTTCTGGGGTATGAAACAATGCCAGGACTTGTTGGCCAGACACAGGAAGAAGCGCTGCAGTCGCTGGATGCGGCCGGATTCGATTCTGAAAAGGCAGAATTTGAATACAAAGTGGATGACTCGCTGGACCAGGGGCGGGTCATCGCACAGTCGGTCAATGCAGGACGTGTCGTTGCGCAGGATTCCAGTATCGTGCTGACCCTGTCCAAGGGACCAAGTTTTCTGATACCGGACTACACGGGCCGTACGCTGGAAGACGTCAAAGCCGATCTGGCGGCCCACAATGTGAACGTGACGCTGGATATCACCTCTCGGGGGGAACCCGATACCAATCCCGGCATTGTGCTTGAACAGAATGGACTGGTTCCCGGAAGCCGGGTGGATCCAGAGGCAGATAACCGCATGTCACTGGTCATCAGCGAATATCCCTCGATTGTCATTCCGCAGGAACTGATCGGGATGGATGTGGATGAAGCCAAAAGACTGCTCAACAGGGAAGGAGCCGCAGTCATCACCCGCCAGGTTTCAGGACAGGGTACAAACGTGGTCCGGGTGGATCCTCCTGTGGGATCTCTCTATACACAGGAAGGCACAGACAGTGTCGTTACGCTGTACTACTGA
- a CDS encoding TrmH family RNA methyltransferase codes for METILLEGTLSCKAMIETHPGRTRILYTDEKKRTRDFSWIIRKAREAGIPVMPCSRKTLDERSGSKSHGGMLLETEPVQIPELKKTGTHAGFVCYVEGVEDPHNLGSVCRTLYAAGCTLLVLPARNWDAVQPVVMRASAGTFARLSVACVQRPEDLTGWMQSAGIPILCAERKDARPVFGFHWPASFCLCIGGALRGLSRTVTDAAGQNLYIPYLSDMKAALDTPSAAAVFAFAYAGEQYEAEHK; via the coding sequence ATGGAAACGATACTGCTTGAAGGAACGCTCTCCTGCAAGGCGATGATTGAAACACATCCCGGGCGGACGCGAATCCTCTATACAGATGAGAAAAAGAGAACCAGGGATTTTTCCTGGATCATCCGGAAAGCCAGGGAAGCCGGGATCCCGGTTATGCCCTGCAGCCGGAAAACGCTTGATGAGCGCAGCGGTTCGAAAAGTCACGGAGGGATGCTTCTGGAAACAGAACCGGTGCAGATACCTGAACTGAAGAAAACCGGCACACACGCCGGGTTTGTCTGCTATGTGGAAGGTGTGGAGGATCCGCACAATCTTGGCAGCGTATGCCGGACTTTGTATGCCGCGGGATGTACACTGCTGGTGCTTCCCGCCAGAAACTGGGATGCAGTGCAGCCTGTTGTCATGAGGGCAAGTGCGGGAACCTTTGCCAGGCTCTCCGTTGCCTGCGTGCAGCGGCCGGAGGATCTGACCGGGTGGATGCAGTCGGCGGGGATCCCAATTCTTTGTGCGGAGCGCAAGGATGCGCGTCCGGTTTTCGGGTTTCACTGGCCAGCCTCTTTCTGTCTCTGCATTGGCGGTGCATTGCGCGGGCTGTCCCGTACAGTGACGGATGCAGCCGGTCAGAATCTTTATATCCCGTATCTTTCAGATATGAAAGCCGCCCTGGACACCCCCAGTGCAGCGGCTGTCTTTGCCTTTGCCTATGCAGGAGAACAATATGAAGCTGAACACAAATGA
- the rlmN gene encoding 23S rRNA (adenine(2503)-C(2))-methyltransferase RlmN — MKSIYDLDYEQMEQAALDHGWKKFRGQQIFQWLYRERVHAFDDMTNLSKETRETLKQEFELSPLELVRKQESKDGTVKFLFRTADGALLESVLMRFDYGNSVCVSSQVGCNMGCAFCASGLTKKKRDLTSGEMVAQVMAVQEYLGNDERVSHVVVMGTGEPFDNFENVMRFIRTVNHDRGLAIGARHITISTCGIVPKIYEFADMHPQYNLAISLHAPNDELRSKLMPVNRAYPLEELKKALEYYCRENNRKLTFEYILLKGVNDRPEHAKQLAAFLRGMTAYVNLIPYNSVDEHGFRSVNREEAMKFYDLLMKEGVRCTIRKEHGGDIDAACGQLRIKEVRKGTGQ; from the coding sequence ATGAAAAGCATTTATGATCTTGATTATGAACAGATGGAACAGGCCGCCCTGGATCACGGGTGGAAAAAGTTCCGCGGACAGCAGATCTTTCAATGGCTGTACCGGGAGCGGGTCCATGCATTTGATGACATGACCAATCTTTCAAAAGAGACCAGGGAGACACTGAAGCAGGAATTTGAACTGTCACCGCTGGAGCTGGTCCGCAAACAGGAATCAAAGGACGGTACGGTGAAATTCCTGTTCCGTACCGCTGACGGGGCGCTTCTTGAGAGTGTGCTGATGCGTTTCGATTACGGCAATTCTGTGTGTGTGAGCAGCCAGGTAGGCTGCAACATGGGCTGTGCCTTCTGTGCTTCAGGCCTGACAAAGAAAAAGCGTGATCTGACCAGCGGCGAAATGGTGGCACAGGTCATGGCGGTCCAGGAGTACCTTGGCAATGACGAACGGGTATCCCATGTGGTCGTCATGGGCACCGGTGAACCATTCGACAACTTTGAAAATGTCATGCGGTTCATCCGGACCGTGAATCACGACAGGGGACTGGCCATAGGTGCCCGTCACATCACGATTTCCACCTGCGGCATTGTTCCGAAGATCTACGAATTTGCAGACATGCATCCGCAGTACAATCTGGCAATCTCCCTGCATGCCCCCAATGACGAGCTGCGCTCAAAGCTCATGCCCGTCAATCGGGCCTATCCGCTGGAGGAACTGAAAAAAGCCCTGGAATACTACTGCCGGGAAAACAACCGGAAACTCACCTTCGAATACATTCTGCTCAAGGGAGTCAATGACAGGCCCGAACATGCGAAGCAGCTGGCAGCGTTCCTTCGGGGCATGACAGCCTACGTGAATCTGATTCCCTACAATTCCGTGGATGAACATGGATTCCGGAGCGTGAACCGGGAAGAAGCCATGAAATTCTACGACCTTCTCATGAAAGAAGGAGTGCGCTGCACGATCCGGAAAGAACATGGCGGCGACATCGATGCAGCCTGCGGGCAGCTGCGGATCAAGGAAGTCAGGAAAGGAACAGGTCAATGA
- a CDS encoding Stp1/IreP family PP2C-type Ser/Thr phosphatase: protein MIISGRTDPGKVRPVNEDSYLIMTNRHEDILAVVCDGIGGSAAGEEASRIAVKTMSDSFRKCPEFAHDYEVDSWLRQVLHKANDQIYSRSMKSKKVRGMGTTAVGVLICEIGTYIFNVGDSRLYAFYDDGLTQMTEDHSVIAQLVRENRITPEEARTHSQRNTLTNALGVWRVFRIDVDKIESTWKQLLVCSDGLHGYVSQDEIEKVIQDPIFTPEQKSGMLIDRANAAGGLDNVTVILLEQEPQFAHELDSGSGGRERS from the coding sequence ATGATCATTTCAGGCCGTACAGACCCCGGAAAGGTACGCCCCGTCAACGAAGACAGCTACCTGATCATGACCAACCGTCACGAAGATATCCTGGCCGTGGTATGTGACGGGATCGGAGGCAGCGCAGCCGGCGAAGAAGCCAGCCGCATTGCCGTGAAAACCATGTCGGACTCCTTCCGGAAATGTCCGGAATTTGCGCATGACTATGAAGTGGACAGCTGGCTGCGTCAGGTGCTGCACAAGGCCAATGATCAGATCTACAGCCGGTCGATGAAAAGCAAAAAAGTCAGGGGAATGGGTACTACAGCTGTCGGAGTCCTGATCTGTGAAATCGGCACCTATATTTTCAATGTGGGCGACTCGAGGCTGTATGCCTTCTATGACGACGGCCTGACACAGATGACAGAAGACCACAGTGTGATTGCACAGCTCGTGCGGGAAAACCGGATCACCCCGGAAGAAGCCCGGACCCACAGCCAGCGGAACACACTGACCAACGCTCTGGGTGTCTGGCGTGTGTTCCGCATCGATGTGGACAAAATCGAATCCACCTGGAAGCAGCTGCTTGTCTGCAGTGACGGGCTGCACGGCTACGTTTCACAGGATGAGATTGAAAAAGTGATCCAGGATCCGATTTTCACGCCGGAGCAGAAATCGGGAATGCTGATCGACCGTGCAAATGCAGCCGGCGGTCTTGACAATGTTACTGTGATCCTGCTGGAACAGGAGCCTCAGTTTGCCCATGAACTGGATTCCGGCAGCGGGGGAAGGGAACGGTCGTAA
- a CDS encoding PTS sugar transporter subunit IIA, whose amino-acid sequence MIFLHQAFEDKETLLRFMTAWLEEKGYCSSGLYQSALRREQLTSTSIGSSIAFPHGDPEYVNESLVVLMTLEKPTLWDGEEMADIIFFAAFNMNSREEKRRIETFYKELIPCISDREFMTMLKTARDSVQLYKDLFH is encoded by the coding sequence CTGATTTTTCTGCACCAGGCCTTTGAAGACAAAGAAACGCTTCTGCGGTTCATGACAGCCTGGCTGGAGGAAAAAGGATACTGCTCCTCGGGACTGTACCAGTCGGCTTTGCGTCGGGAGCAGCTGACTTCGACATCCATCGGCAGTTCCATCGCCTTTCCCCACGGAGATCCGGAGTATGTCAATGAGTCTCTTGTTGTTCTGATGACCCTGGAAAAACCGACGCTGTGGGACGGAGAGGAGATGGCGGATATCATCTTTTTCGCGGCATTCAACATGAATTCCAGGGAGGAGAAACGGCGGATCGAAACGTTTTACAAAGAACTGATTCCCTGTATCAGCGACAGGGAATTCATGACAATGCTCAAAACAGCCAGAGACAGTGTGCAACTGTATAAAGATCTGTTTCACTGA